A single region of the Nicotiana sylvestris chromosome 6, ASM39365v2, whole genome shotgun sequence genome encodes:
- the LOC138871934 gene encoding uncharacterized protein gives MELFPVYILYSGEWEENKFINFVSDCVIIESTFSYNNLVAAISEQIRIDSELNAIEINFLPNDGLPPILIYNDTSVKVYIELKKKNLNFTEYPLFVTVKEIYDNRLVATSSSCLVVTSFSRLVATSSSCLIATSSSSLVATSSNSIDVSTIDSTEIMTDIELIENTKLSENTGIIDNMLNEIFEEDQVYKDKETVMNVMKNLVVRERFQFKVKRSSATRYHPMCVDDNCAWSFKSSAVFKANIFKVRCYNNNHTCGYGERYLTQRQATSSVIASIVKDKYVNPKNVYTANDIIEDIQKQHEIEVSYMKVWRAKEIAMAMIRGSPSDSYKELPKYFYMLEHTNPGTVTKLHKSEDGCFLYAYVSLYAPIKGWEHCRPIMVVST, from the exons ATGGAACTTTTTCCAGTTTACATTCTTTATAGTGGTGAATGGGAAGAAAACAAGTTTATCAATTTCGTCAGCGATTGTGTAATAATCGAGTCGACATTCAGCTACAACAATTTAGTTGCAGCTATTTCGGAACAGATTAGGATCGATAGTGAGTTAAACGCAATAGAGATTAACTTTCTCCCAAATGATGGTTTGCCACCGATTCTGATTTACAACGACACAAGTGTTAAGGTGTATAtcgaattaaagaagaaaaacttgAATTTCACTGAATACCCCTTGTTTGTAACAGTGAAAGAGATTTATGATAATCGTTTGGTTGCTACAAGTTCCAGTTGTTTGGTTGTTACAAGTTTCAGTCGTTTGGTTGCTACAAGTTCCAGTTGTTTGATTGCTACAAGTTCTAGTAGTTTGGTTGCTACAAGTTCCAATTCTATAGATGTATCCACAATTGATAGCACTGAGATTATGACTGATATCGAATTGATTGAAAACACGAAACTTAGTGAAAACACGGGTATAATAGATAATATGTTGAACGAAATTTTTGAGGAGGATCAAGTTTATAAAGATAAAGAGACAGTTATGAATGTGATGAAGAACTTGGTTGTACGCGAGAGGTTCCAATTCAAGGTGAAGAGATCAAGCGCAACAAG GTATCACCCTATGTGTGTGGATGACAATTGTGCTTGGAGTTTCAAATCTTCTGCCGTTTTCAAGGCAAACATATTCAAAGTGAGATGTTACAATAATAATCACACATGCGGCTATGGTGAAAGATACTTAACACAACGACAAGCTACTTCGAGTGTAATTGCTAGTATAGTCAAGGACAAGTATGTTAATCCAAAAAACGTTTACACCGCAAATGATATAATAGAGGACATACAAAAGCAACACGAGATTGAAGTGAGCTATATGAAAGTATGGAGAGCTAAAGAGATAGCAATGGCAATGATAAGAGGGAGTCCGAGTGATTCATATAAGGAGTTACCGAAGTATTTTTATATGTTGGAGCATACAAATCCAGGAACGGTTACAAAGTTGCACAAATCAGAAGATGGATGCTTTCTTTATGCATATGTTTCGCTTTATGCACCTATCAAGGGCTGGGAGCATTGCAGACCGATAatggttgtgagcacgtga
- the LOC104244403 gene encoding uncharacterized protein produces the protein METSTELGEKYNKFLRENLIAKSKQMTVRPVTEQLYTVFEGVRRNIVCLEKGTCSCEKFQMDELPCPHAWAVLKNQQLKPGQYCSFYYKKDKLLRIYEFPVNPMPNESLWVILTEVLEDVVLPPKGRRNGGRPRKERLKPASEKESKRAFSCSVCGQGGHNRKTCRNRPK, from the exons ATGGAGACATCTACAGAGCTTGGTGAAAAGTACAACAAATTCCTTCGGGAAAATTTGATTGCAAAATCAAAGCAAATGACG GTGAGACCTGTTACGGAGCAGTTATATACTGTGTTTGAAGGGGTAAGGCGAAACATAGTGTGCCTTGAAAAGGGAACATGCAGTTGCGAAAAATTTCAAATGGATGAACTTCCATGTCCTCATGCTTGGGCGGTTTTGAAGAACCAGCAGCTGAAACCTGGCCAGTATTGCTCTTTTTACTACAAAAAGGATAAACTCCTTAGAATTTATGAATTTCCAGTGAATCCGATGCCAAATGAGAGTTTATGGGTAATCCTAACAGAGGTGCTGGAAGATGTGGTCCTACCACCTAAAGGGAGAAGGAATGGAGGAAGGCCAAGAAAGGAAAGACTCAAACCTGCTTCAGAGAAAGAGTCTAAGAGGGCGTTTTCATGTTCTGTGTGTGGACAAGGTGGTCACAATAGAAAAACATGTAGAAATCGACCAAAATAA